A single window of Methanothermobacter marburgensis str. Marburg DNA harbors:
- the minD gene encoding septum site-determining protein MinD, translating into MTRVITVASGKGGVGKTTITANLGVALSTYGERVVVLDADIAMANLELILGMEGKSVTLHDVLAGNASIEDAVYEGPNGVRVVPAGISLEGLRNVKLDRLEDALAYLIEDTDILLIDAPAGLEKDAVAALAAADELLLVTTPEVPSISDALKTKIVASKLGINIIGVVINREQYDKTFLSVEEVETILEVPVIAVIPDDPEVSRAAAFGEPIVIKNPKSPASNSLMKLAADLIGEDYQPIEPDKQGVIAKLISGLMGRR; encoded by the coding sequence ATGACAAGAGTGATTACAGTCGCATCAGGTAAGGGAGGTGTGGGGAAGACAACCATCACTGCTAACCTGGGTGTTGCCCTCTCAACCTACGGTGAAAGGGTTGTTGTGCTTGACGCTGATATAGCAATGGCAAACCTTGAACTCATCCTGGGGATGGAGGGAAAATCCGTCACACTTCATGATGTTCTCGCAGGTAACGCTTCAATTGAGGACGCGGTTTATGAGGGTCCCAATGGCGTGAGGGTGGTACCTGCCGGTATATCACTTGAGGGGCTCAGAAACGTTAAACTTGACCGCCTTGAGGATGCCCTTGCATACCTCATAGAGGATACTGATATACTCCTTATAGATGCTCCTGCAGGTCTTGAGAAGGACGCTGTTGCCGCACTTGCAGCTGCAGATGAACTTCTGCTTGTCACAACACCCGAGGTGCCATCAATAAGTGACGCCCTCAAAACAAAGATCGTCGCAAGTAAACTTGGCATCAACATAATAGGTGTTGTCATAAACCGTGAGCAGTACGATAAAACCTTCCTGAGTGTTGAGGAGGTTGAGACAATACTTGAGGTTCCTGTTATTGCGGTGATACCTGATGATCCCGAGGTGAGCAGGGCAGCAGCCTTTGGTGAGCCCATAGTCATTAAGAATCCAAAGTCACCTGCAAGCAATTCCCTGATGAAACTTGCAGCGGACCTCATCGGTGAGGACTATCAGCCAATAGAACCAGACAAGCAGGGTGTTATCGCCAAACTCATAAGCGGTTTGATGGGGCGAAGGTGA
- a CDS encoding carbohydrate kinase family protein yields MSVVSVGTCNMDFIFRVPRFVEPDSEMNIEDLNVIPGGSAFNFAVWISHLGFKAGVVSSVGRDVYGDMITSLLEFRGVDTSFISRQGEKTGMAFISVDDTGRRSIYSYMGANASLKIGEAESEYIMAADAVHLSGCYLEVASAVSGIRNVSFSPGTLLASYGIERLSGVLERTSIIFLNDDELEMLTGSGRSGIERLLEAGVGNVVVTHGPRGASFFSEDHSETLEIEAEDALDTTGAGDAFAAGFMSMWLRGSEPAECLRNGHRVARRVISRIGAF; encoded by the coding sequence ATGAGTGTTGTCAGTGTTGGAACCTGCAACATGGATTTTATTTTTCGGGTGCCAAGATTCGTTGAACCAGACTCTGAGATGAACATAGAAGATTTAAATGTCATTCCAGGGGGGTCCGCGTTCAACTTTGCCGTCTGGATCTCCCACCTTGGATTTAAGGCCGGGGTTGTGTCATCGGTGGGCAGGGATGTTTACGGGGACATGATAACATCCCTTCTGGAATTCAGGGGAGTTGATACATCCTTCATATCAAGGCAGGGTGAAAAAACTGGTATGGCCTTCATATCAGTGGATGATACTGGAAGGAGGTCCATTTACTCCTACATGGGTGCAAACGCCAGTCTAAAGATTGGTGAGGCAGAATCAGAATATATAATGGCTGCAGATGCAGTTCATCTCAGCGGCTGCTACCTTGAGGTTGCCAGTGCGGTTTCAGGTATCAGGAACGTCTCCTTCAGCCCAGGCACACTCCTGGCATCATATGGCATTGAAAGGCTTTCAGGTGTTCTTGAGAGAACCAGCATAATATTCCTTAATGATGATGAGCTTGAGATGCTAACCGGCTCCGGGAGGTCAGGGATTGAAAGACTTCTTGAGGCCGGGGTCGGGAACGTTGTTGTGACCCATGGACCCAGAGGGGCATCCTTCTTTTCAGAGGACCACTCAGAGACCCTGGAAATTGAGGCTGAGGATGCGCTGGATACCACTGGGGCAGGGGACGCCTTTGCAGCGGGTTTTATGTCAATGTGGCTTAGAGGTTCAGAGCCAGCTGAGTGCCTGAGAAACGGTCACAGGGTGGCACGCAGGGTGATTTCAAGGATTGGCGCATTTTAG
- a CDS encoding TatD family hydrolase, giving the protein MAVSGIEGALTCAHDPLEMTSSDVVMAHFRRLLTVDPERAARNGLKVYTALGIHPRAIPSDPERVIEKLPDLLKNPSVVAVGEVGLDSGSDIEKDVFKSQLKVADELDYPVIVHTPRREKADVTPQIMDVIDGTIDESMVVVEHVNMEVLPELVETECMLGTDCAT; this is encoded by the coding sequence ATGGCTGTGAGTGGCATAGAGGGGGCCCTTACCTGTGCCCATGACCCCCTGGAGATGACATCATCGGATGTTGTCATGGCGCATTTCAGGAGACTACTAACAGTGGACCCTGAGAGGGCCGCCCGCAACGGGTTAAAAGTCTATACGGCCCTTGGAATACACCCCCGTGCAATACCCAGCGACCCTGAAAGGGTGATTGAAAAACTCCCAGATCTCCTCAAAAATCCGTCTGTGGTTGCTGTTGGTGAGGTGGGTCTTGACTCTGGTTCAGACATTGAAAAGGATGTCTTTAAATCCCAGCTAAAAGTGGCTGATGAGCTTGATTACCCTGTGATTGTCCACACCCCAAGGAGAGAAAAGGCCGATGTTACCCCCCAGATAATGGATGTAATCGACGGTACAATCGATGAGTCCATGGTGGTGGTTGAACATGTTAACATGGAGGTTCTCCCGGAGCTTGTGGAAACTGAATGCATGCTTGGGACTGACTGTGCCACCTGA